From Pirellulales bacterium, one genomic window encodes:
- a CDS encoding DUF1553 domain-containing protein, which yields MCYHRTTRGLLVVAVAAALAAPAAADSPWNAERFDRQLAPWLARHCLECHNSADPKGGLDLTQRDAALRGGDSGPALVAGNRDESHAWQRVVAGEMPPEMSLADDERELLGSWIAAGAPWGTDPIDRFRYSTDHRAGYDWWSLAPIVRPDPPAAADPRWNTQPIDRFVFAGLSAAGLTPSPEAGKRVLIRRLYYDLWGLPPEPEAVAAFETDGDPAAYDRLVDRLLAAPQYGERWARHWLDVVRFAETNGFEYDEPRRDAWPYRDWVIAALNEDLPYDEFCRRQLAGDVLAPDDASATVATGFLAAGPYDTPGQSQQSAAMKAVVRQDEMEDLVGTIGQTFLGLTLNCARCHDHKFDPLLQRDYYRVVAALSGVRQGVRDITTPAQRETDQQQWQQARDEVASLAAQLDAIDAPIRVQIASQRASTPSSGDQALRPIARWDFDDLRDGNGAHAITLQGSAALGAGALNVDGSSGFATTEPLIQDVRAKTLQAWVQLANLNQRGGAAISLLSADGQVFDAIVFAEREAGQWLAGSNGFERTESFQAPAETEADGRAVRITITYADDGTIAAYRDGLPYGQPYQTGPPVLFAAGQAYVAFGLRHQPPGGNRMLAGAIERAELYDRALTPAEVARAGDEIPADEIIARLDPETARRRAALAKRLDAARSRLAAPRQRNVYCCRPRQPEPTHVLRRGDPRQPADLVAAGGIAAMGPASEFGLAPDGPEDARRAALANWIASRDNPLFARVMVNRVWHYHFGAGLVDTPNDFGFNGARPSHPELLDWLAAEFRDGGFRLKQLHRLIVTSATYRQASLARAEAVERDASNRLLWRYTPRRLEAEALRDSMLAVAGRLNPLAGGPGFKDYEELNRSGTWSYLPAERSGPEFERRTVYRTTTRGGRGGLLDAFDCPDPSTTTPRRAVTTTPLQALALLNNAFVLRMSDAFTERVEHEAGSEVAAQIERAFRLVYGRAATERETAIALALVREQGLASLARVLLNSNEFVYVD from the coding sequence GCCGATTCGCCGTGGAATGCCGAACGCTTCGATCGACAGCTCGCTCCCTGGCTCGCGCGGCACTGCCTCGAGTGCCACAACTCGGCCGACCCCAAGGGCGGGCTCGATCTGACCCAGCGCGACGCCGCCCTGCGAGGCGGCGATTCGGGACCGGCGCTCGTTGCCGGCAATCGCGACGAGAGCCACGCGTGGCAACGTGTGGTCGCCGGCGAAATGCCGCCCGAGATGTCTCTGGCCGACGACGAGCGCGAACTGCTGGGCTCGTGGATCGCGGCCGGTGCCCCGTGGGGCACAGACCCCATCGATCGGTTTCGCTATTCGACCGACCACCGTGCCGGTTACGACTGGTGGTCGCTGGCGCCGATTGTGCGTCCCGACCCGCCGGCGGCGGCCGACCCACGCTGGAACACTCAGCCCATCGACCGGTTCGTGTTCGCGGGCCTGAGCGCGGCGGGCCTGACCCCGTCGCCCGAAGCCGGCAAGCGCGTGTTGATCCGGCGGCTGTACTACGACCTGTGGGGCCTGCCACCCGAGCCCGAGGCGGTCGCCGCCTTCGAGACCGACGGCGATCCGGCGGCCTACGACCGGCTGGTCGATCGGCTGTTGGCGGCTCCGCAGTACGGCGAGCGCTGGGCTCGGCACTGGCTCGACGTGGTGCGGTTCGCCGAGACGAACGGTTTTGAATATGACGAGCCGCGGCGCGACGCGTGGCCCTATCGCGATTGGGTGATCGCGGCGCTGAACGAGGACTTGCCCTATGACGAGTTCTGCCGCCGCCAACTGGCGGGCGACGTGCTCGCGCCCGACGACGCCTCGGCAACCGTCGCGACGGGCTTTCTGGCCGCGGGCCCCTATGACACGCCCGGCCAGAGCCAGCAGAGCGCGGCGATGAAGGCCGTCGTACGGCAAGACGAGATGGAGGACCTGGTCGGTACGATCGGGCAGACCTTCCTGGGACTGACGCTCAATTGTGCGCGGTGCCACGATCACAAATTCGATCCGCTGTTGCAGCGCGACTATTACCGGGTCGTCGCGGCGCTGTCTGGCGTCCGGCAGGGCGTGCGCGATATCACCACGCCCGCGCAGCGCGAGACAGACCAGCAGCAATGGCAACAGGCGCGCGACGAAGTCGCGTCACTCGCCGCCCAGCTCGATGCGATCGACGCGCCGATCCGCGTGCAGATCGCCAGCCAGCGCGCCTCGACCCCGTCGTCCGGCGATCAGGCGCTGCGCCCGATCGCGCGCTGGGATTTCGACGACTTGCGCGACGGCAACGGCGCACACGCGATCACGCTGCAAGGCAGCGCGGCGCTCGGCGCAGGCGCTCTGAATGTCGACGGGAGTTCGGGCTTTGCGACGACGGAGCCCTTGATCCAGGACGTGCGCGCCAAGACGCTCCAGGCCTGGGTGCAGCTGGCCAACCTGAACCAGCGGGGCGGGGCGGCCATCAGCCTGCTGTCGGCCGACGGCCAGGTGTTCGACGCCATCGTCTTTGCCGAGCGCGAGGCGGGCCAATGGCTGGCCGGCAGCAATGGATTCGAGCGCACGGAAAGCTTTCAGGCACCGGCCGAGACCGAGGCCGACGGCCGAGCCGTCCGCATTACGATCACCTACGCCGACGACGGCACGATCGCCGCCTACCGCGATGGCCTGCCCTACGGTCAGCCTTATCAGACCGGCCCGCCGGTCTTGTTCGCGGCGGGCCAGGCGTACGTCGCCTTCGGCCTGCGCCATCAGCCGCCGGGCGGCAACCGGATGCTGGCCGGCGCGATCGAGCGAGCCGAGCTTTACGATCGGGCCCTCACGCCGGCCGAAGTCGCCCGCGCCGGCGACGAGATACCCGCGGACGAAATTATCGCGCGACTCGATCCCGAGACCGCGCGGCGGCGCGCCGCTTTGGCCAAGCGGCTCGACGCGGCCCGCAGTCGCCTGGCGGCACCGCGCCAGCGCAACGTCTATTGTTGCCGGCCGCGCCAGCCCGAGCCGACGCACGTGCTGCGTCGAGGTGACCCACGGCAGCCTGCCGACCTGGTTGCCGCCGGGGGGATCGCCGCCATGGGTCCGGCCAGCGAGTTCGGCCTGGCGCCCGACGGGCCGGAGGACGCGCGCCGCGCGGCGCTCGCCAACTGGATCGCGTCGCGCGACAACCCACTGTTTGCCCGCGTGATGGTCAATCGGGTCTGGCACTACCATTTCGGCGCCGGGCTGGTCGATACGCCGAACGATTTCGGTTTCAACGGCGCGCGTCCGTCGCATCCCGAGCTGCTCGATTGGTTGGCGGCCGAATTCCGCGATGGCGGCTTCCGGCTCAAGCAACTCCACCGGCTGATCGTCACGAGCGCCACCTATCGCCAGGCTTCGCTCGCCCGCGCCGAGGCTGTCGAGCGCGATGCGAGCAACCGGCTACTGTGGCGCTACACGCCGCGGCGGCTCGAAGCCGAGGCCCTGCGCGACAGCATGCTGGCCGTCGCCGGGCGGCTCAACCCGCTGGCTGGCGGGCCAGGATTCAAGGACTACGAAGAGCTCAATCGATCAGGCACCTGGTCGTACCTGCCGGCAGAGCGCAGCGGGCCCGAGTTCGAACGCCGCACCGTCTATCGCACGACGACGCGCGGCGGACGTGGCGGGCTGCTCGATGCATTCGATTGCCCCGACCCTTCGACCACGACGCCGCGCCGCGCCGTCACGACCACGCCGCTGCAAGCGCTGGCACTTTTGAACAATGCCTTCGTCCTGCGCATGAGCGACGCCTTCACCGAACGTGTCGAGCACGAGGCCGGCAGCGAAGTCGCCGCGCAAATCGAACGGGCGTTTCGCCTGGTCTATGGCCGGGCCGCCACCGAGCGCGAGACGGCCATCGCCCTAGCGCTGGTGCGCGAGCAGGGGTTGGCAAGCCTGGCGCGCGTCTTGCTGAACAGCAACGAGTTTGTCTATGTCGATTAA